A portion of the Lolium rigidum isolate FL_2022 chromosome 1, APGP_CSIRO_Lrig_0.1, whole genome shotgun sequence genome contains these proteins:
- the LOC124684996 gene encoding probable lysophospholipase BODYGUARD 1 → MHLATCVWQEKKAAAAGMGAAAGEWAFSRASVWALLAAAGGALNCLVSFLVFSFLDVLDPVLCVVYKVVDYAVEAEWKPCYCSAAAREGGAGGGGGAGSAAGTLFAPPRVSAAGAGPKVVRLSSSSANKMQVEDVSDTLYVRASLLSDATRKPGPSAPALTVSPAIAELIRGKLDRAPRPPRQAPCWSDCDCKQCHSWSTGARSSHLYVHVQSPPPPLPLASPSATEAVVFIHGFISSSVFWTETVFPAFSPGARSKYRMFAVDLLGFGRSPKPAESLYTLREHLEMIERSVLQRYRLTSFHVVAHSLGSVLALALAVKYPDAVKSLTLLAPPYFPVPEEEAGAATQYVMRRVAPRRVWPPIAFGASMACWYEHVSRTICLTICRHHRVWDRLFRIVTRNRMRTFLIEAFMCHTHNAAWHTLHNIMCLSASKMGAYLDVVSNNLSCKVALFHGRDDELLPVDCTLAVGARVPRASVTVYDNKDHITIVVGQEELFAAQLEAIWTAADHRD, encoded by the exons ATGCACCTTGCGACGTGCGTGTGGCAAGagaagaaggcggcggcggcgggcatggGCGCCGCGGCCGGTGAGTGGGCGTTCAGCAGGGCGTCGGTGTGGGCGCTGCTTGCGGCTGCGGGCGGCGCGCTGAACTGCTTGGTGAGCTTCCTGGTGTTCTCGTTCCTGGACGTGCTGGACCCGGTGCTGTGCGTGGTGTACAAGGTGGTGGACTACGCCGTGGAGGCGGAGTGGAAGCCGTGCTACTGCTCCGCGGCGGCACGCGAGGGcggcgcgggaggtggtggcggtgctgGTTCCGCGGCGGGGACGCTGTTCGCGCCCCCGCGGGtctcggcggcgggggcggggccGAAGGTGGtgcggctgtcgtcgtcgtcggcgaacAAGATGCAGGTGGAGGACGTGTCGGACACGCTGTACGTGCGGGCCTCGCTGCTGTCGGACGCGACGCGGAAGCCGGGCCCCTCCGCGCCGGCGCTGACGGTGAGCCCCGCCATCGCGGAGCTGATCCGCGGCAAGCTCGACCGCGCTCCCCGCCCGCCGCGGCAGGCGCCGTGCTGGTCCGACTGCGACTGCAAGCAGTGCCACTCGTGGAGCACGGGTGCCCGGTCCTCCCACCTCTACGTCCACGTCCAGTCCCCGCCGCCTCCGCTGCCGCTCGCCTCGCCGTCTGCGACGGAGGCGGTGGTGTTCATCCACGGTTTCATCTCGTCCTCGGTGTTCTGGACGGAGACGGTGTTCCCGGCGTTCAGCCCGGGCGCGCGCAGCAAGTACCGGATGTTCGCGGTGGACCTGCTGGGGTTCGGCCGGAGCCCGAAGCCGGCGGAGTCGCTGTACACGCTGCGCGAGCACCTGGAGATGATCGAGCGGTCCGTGCTGCAGCGGTACCGGCTGACGTCGTTCCACGTGGTGGCGCACTCCCTCGGCTCCGTGCTCGCCCTCGCGCTCGCCGTCAAGTACCCCGACGCCGTCAAGTCGCTCACGCTGCTCGCGCCG CCGTACTTCCcggtgccggaggaggaggccggcgcggcgaCGCAGTACGTGATGCGGCGGGTGGCGCCGCGGCGGGTGTGGCCGCCGATCGCGTTCGGGGCGTCGATGGCGTGCTGGTACGAGCACGTGAGCCGGACCATCTGCCTCACCATCTGCAGGCACCACCGCGTCTGGGACCGGCTCTTCAGGATCGTCACCAGAAACAG GATGCGGACGTTCCTGATCGAGGCCTTCATGTGCCACACCCACAACGCGGCCTGGCACACGCTGCACAACATCATGTGCCTCAGCGCCAGCAAGATGGGCGCCTACCTCGACGTCGTCTCCAACAACCTCTCCTGCAAGGTCGCGCTCTTCCACGGCCGCGACGACGAGCTGCTCCCCGTcgactgcacgctcgccgtcggcgCTAGGGTGCCCAGGGCCAGCGTCACCGTCTACGACAACAAGGACCACATCACCATCGTCGTCGGACAGGAGGAGCTCTTCGCCGCCCAGCTCGAGGCCATATGGACCGCCGCCGACCACCGCGACTAG